GCTGCTGGGTTTGGGGGTCGAGGAACTGGCCGGGGTGAAGGCGATGGGTCTCGAAATCGGAGAAGGGCCGGCGGCTTTGCCAAACTTGGGCGGCTAGGATGGGGGCCTTGGTACCGCTGAGGCGCAGGATGCCGATGCCGCCTTCACCCGGCGGGGTGGCCAGGGCTACGATCGTCTCGTTGGAATAGTCGCTGGTCATGCGTTTCGGTCTTGGGCCTTGGATCTCGGGGCTCGGGACTTGGGTCTCGAAAGGGGCTTGGGTGGCGGGAGCAGGGCCTGTCCGGTCTGCACCCCCACCGTCCTCGCTCCGCTGCGGGCGGCGGGGGGCCCCCGACCGGCCACCCGCTCCCGAAGGAGCCTCGGCCACAGACTTTTGCTACCATTTTAGTGAGCAATCAATAGGTGAATGAGAGGAATGAGAGATGAGTCCTGTCTGCCTTGGCCGCATCTGGACCCGAACGGGTGGCGCGGCGGCGGGGGACCCCGCCCGCGCGGAGCGACAGCGAGCACGGACGGGGGTGCCGACGTGACAGGACCCGTTCGGGGCCAGCTACCCAAGCCACTTAAAGCACTAAGTTTGGATCGAACGCGGTCTGCTCGAGTACTAACGCCTAGCTAGTGCTCCGCCGTCCCTTTAAGAGCCCCCAGATCGAGATGTCCTTCTGGTGCATGTACTGCTGGACGACGGTGAGGAGGGTGTTGACGAAGATGTAGAGGACCAGCCCCAAGGGCAGGAAGATCATGAAGAGCGAAAACATGATCGGCATGAACATCATGATCTTGGCCTGGGCCGGGTCGATCGTGGTCGGCGTCATCTTCTGCTGCAGCACCATGAAGACCCCGAGCAAGACCGGCATGATGTAGTAAGGATCGGGCGCCGAGAGGTCATGATAGAAGCCGAAGAAGGGGGCGTGATAGAGCTCGGTCGCGTTGTAGAGGACCTTATACAAGGCGATGTAGATCGGCATTTGTATCAACATGGGCAAACATCCGCCCATCGGGTTTACTTTATGGCGGCGGAAGAGTTCCATGCTCTCCACATTGAGCTTTTCCCGGTCGTCCTTGTATTTCTCCCGGAGCTTCTGCAGGGCCGGCTGCAGGTTCTGCATGGCCTTCATCGAAGCCATCGACTTCTTGGTCAGCGGGTGAAGCAGGAGCTTGATCAGGATGGTCAGGGCGATGATGGCCAAGCCCCAATTGTGCAAGAAAGCATTAAAAAGCTGGAGGAGCTTGAGAATGGGCAGGGCCACCCAGCCGAACCAGCCGTAATCCACCGCTTCTTCCAAATGGGCCTCGCCGAATTTGGCCAGCAGGGAGGGATCCTTGGGCCCAAGGTAAAGGGTGAATTGGTAGTCCCGGCTCTGGCCCGAGGCCAGGGTTTCGACCGGGTACTGTAATTGGGCGAAGATCCGGCTCCCCTCCTTGCCATAGACGACTCGGTTTTGCGGCGAGAGGGTGCGGGCCAAGAGCAAACTTAAGAAATACCGGTCCTCGATGCCGCTCCAGGAAATATCGCCCACCGCCTCTTGATGGGCGCTCAACTTTTCGACCTCGGGATGACGAGTGACCTTGGTGCCCATCCGATAGAGGGGGAACTTCAGGTTCGGCGCTTCCTTGAAGATGAGGAAGCCGCGGGGCGCCGCCGTGTTTTGTTCCACTTCCAAGCGAAGGGCCGGGCTGATCGGGACCGGCTGGCCGCCTTGGTTCTGGGCCTGAAGATTGACCTGGAGACTGTAATCCGTCGGGCCCCATTCCACCTTTTGTTGCCAGCTGACCTCACCCCGTTTCCCGGCAAAGAGGACTGGGGTGGCGGCACCCGACTTCAGCTCCAAGGGAATGGCGGCATTTCCCTGACCCGGAAAGAGCAAGAGCTTTAAGGGTGGCTGGCCGCCGCTCCCGCCTTGGAGAAGGTTGATATTGGGCCCCTTCTCGTTGGGCTGGATGAAATATTTCTTCAGCAGCCATTCCACCGGCAGCCCGCTGAGCGAGCTCAAGTTGCCGCGGACCAAAGCATTTTCCATCACGCTGCTCGCCTCGGGCGGCGGCGGCTCGGCACCAGCCTCGGGGACCCCAGCCAGGGGAGCAGGGGCGGCTGGGCTCGTCGGGGCGGCTGGGGCCGGTGTCGCCACGGCCGGCGCCGGCTGAGAAACCGGAGGGGGCGGCACCGGCTTATGAATGAAACCGTAATAGACGAGAAAAACCAAACTGCTCAAGGCGACGGCAAGAAGGGTGCGTTTATCCATGGGACCTAGCGGCGCGGCGGGACCGGATCATAGCCTCCCGGATGGAAGGGTTGGCAACGGAGCAGCCGCGACACGATGAGGTGCAGGGCCCGGGCGGTGGGATGGGTCTCGAGGCATTGAATCGCGTAGACCGAGCAGCTCGGGTGAAAGCGACAGGCCGGCGGCAGCCAGGGAGAGATCCCGCGCTTATAGGCGCGCACCATAAAAATTAAGAGTTTTTTCAATGGCTTCCTTCGGGGGAAGCCCAGGGGCTCCCCATTAGCTGGAATGTCTTCCTTAAGGAAGGGAATTTATTTGCCCATCCGGGCCCAGCATTCCCGCAGGCACCGGGCCAAAACCACCCCTTCGGCATTCAGGGCCGGGGCCAGGTAATAGACCAAAATATCACGGGCGGAAAGACGGGCGGCGGCCCGGCGAAAACTCTCCCGGGCGATCCGTTTGAGCCGGTTGCGGTCAACCACCCGGCGGAAGGTTTTCTTGGGCGCGACGATCCCGAGCCGGGGTGACTTGCTTGGGTTGTGGCGATGTCGAATGAAGAAAAAGGGAGTGGAAATTTTTTCACCGGCCGAAATCAAATCGCGAAAAATTTTTTCATCGCGAAGACGAGCGGCACGGGAAAATTTTTCGCTCATTTTTTGTACGCAGTTTTCGCCAAACGCTTGCGGCCCTTGGCGCGGCGGCGTTTCAGCACATTCTG
This bacterium DNA region includes the following protein-coding sequences:
- the yidC gene encoding membrane protein insertase YidC, giving the protein MDKRTLLAVALSSLVFLVYYGFIHKPVPPPPVSQPAPAVATPAPAAPTSPAAPAPLAGVPEAGAEPPPPEASSVMENALVRGNLSSLSGLPVEWLLKKYFIQPNEKGPNINLLQGGSGGQPPLKLLLFPGQGNAAIPLELKSGAATPVLFAGKRGEVSWQQKVEWGPTDYSLQVNLQAQNQGGQPVPISPALRLEVEQNTAAPRGFLIFKEAPNLKFPLYRMGTKVTRHPEVEKLSAHQEAVGDISWSGIEDRYFLSLLLARTLSPQNRVVYGKEGSRIFAQLQYPVETLASGQSRDYQFTLYLGPKDPSLLAKFGEAHLEEAVDYGWFGWVALPILKLLQLFNAFLHNWGLAIIALTILIKLLLHPLTKKSMASMKAMQNLQPALQKLREKYKDDREKLNVESMELFRRHKVNPMGGCLPMLIQMPIYIALYKVLYNATELYHAPFFGFYHDLSAPDPYYIMPVLLGVFMVLQQKMTPTTIDPAQAKIMMFMPIMFSLFMIFLPLGLVLYIFVNTLLTVVQQYMHQKDISIWGLLKGRRSTS
- the yidD gene encoding membrane protein insertion efficiency factor YidD; translation: MKKLLIFMVRAYKRGISPWLPPACRFHPSCSVYAIQCLETHPTARALHLIVSRLLRCQPFHPGGYDPVPPRR
- the rnpA gene encoding ribonuclease P protein component, with protein sequence MSEKFSRAARLRDEKIFRDLISAGEKISTPFFFIRHRHNPSKSPRLGIVAPKKTFRRVVDRNRLKRIARESFRRAAARLSARDILVYYLAPALNAEGVVLARCLRECWARMGK